In Geminocystis sp. NIES-3708, a single window of DNA contains:
- a CDS encoding LysE family translocator — protein sequence MTLNSIWTLFTAMVILALIPSISVLTVITRTTMFGFIHGIVTIGGILMGDIIFILIAIGGLSFLAEVMGGFFVGIKYFGGAYLIFLGIKLCKSKSNNTITEKSINSSLLSSFLTGLSITLADQKAILFYLGFFPAFVNLSQISYLDIGIILTTAIIAVGGVKIIYALMADKIRLFFDDKTRKKINILAGGMMIFIGLFLFIKF from the coding sequence ATGACACTTAATAGTATTTGGACACTATTCACAGCCATGGTTATATTGGCTTTAATTCCTAGTATCAGTGTACTAACAGTGATAACAAGAACAACTATGTTTGGGTTTATTCATGGCATTGTTACCATTGGAGGGATATTGATGGGTGATATTATTTTCATCTTGATAGCCATTGGCGGTTTATCTTTTCTCGCTGAAGTTATGGGAGGTTTTTTTGTAGGAATAAAGTATTTTGGAGGTGCTTACTTAATATTTTTAGGAATAAAACTATGTAAGTCAAAATCAAATAATACCATTACGGAAAAATCCATCAACTCTTCTTTATTATCTAGTTTTTTGACAGGATTATCGATTACATTGGCAGATCAAAAAGCTATTTTATTCTATCTTGGTTTTTTTCCTGCTTTTGTTAATTTATCGCAAATATCTTATCTTGACATAGGTATTATTCTAACAACAGCAATTATTGCAGTAGGTGGTGTTAAGATTATCTATGCACTTATGGCAGATAAAATTAGGTTATTTTTTGATGACAAAACTAGAAAAAAAATTAATATTTTAGCTGGTGGAATGATGATTTTTATCGGATTATTTTTATTCATAAAATTTTAG
- a CDS encoding GtrA family protein has product MKINSYGQILKKTIDKKKEIIKFTLVGALCLTFNVFILWFLTDKFAVEEMMATIIGFFFSNLLGFFLNKYFTFKVTNTNIFKEIYKYYAVMTSSFIANLLAMFIFVKILNIWIVYASLMVAIVFYIYNYLMHKNWSFK; this is encoded by the coding sequence ATGAAAATTAATTCTTATGGGCAAATTTTAAAAAAAACAATTGATAAAAAAAAAGAAATCATTAAATTTACTTTAGTTGGTGCTTTATGCCTAACTTTCAATGTATTTATTTTATGGTTTTTGACTGATAAATTTGCTGTGGAAGAAATGATGGCGACTATTATAGGCTTTTTCTTTTCCAATTTATTGGGTTTTTTTCTTAATAAATATTTTACCTTTAAAGTAACTAATACTAATATTTTTAAAGAAATTTATAAATACTATGCTGTGATGACTTCCAGTTTTATTGCTAATTTGTTGGCAATGTTTATTTTTGTAAAAATATTGAACATTTGGATAGTTTATGCTAGTTTAATGGTGGCGATAGTTTTTTATATTTATAATTATTTAATGCACAAAAACTGGAGTTTTAAATAA